In Pseudomonadales bacterium, the genomic stretch GGTGCAGCGTTATGCCGGCCGACCGCCCGCTGAGTGGCGGCCGCTGTTCTATCGCATGCTCCACAACCGCATCACCGACACGCGGCGCCGACGCACGATTCGTGCGCGCCTGTTCGGCTGGATGGAGCGCCACCGGGACGACGACGATGCGGATGAGCCGTTGGCGCAGATCGCCGACCCTGCCGTCACCGATCCGGTACGGCTGATCGGCGGTGAAGAAGCGGCGGGCGCGCTGATGGAAGCAGTGGCAGCCCTGCCGGCACGCCAGCGCGAAGCGTTCATGCTGCGTTGCTGGGATGGACTGTCGACAGCGGAGACAGCCGCAGCGATGGGTTGCAGCGAAGGCAGTGTAAAGACACATTATTCGCGGGCGTTGCACGCCCTGCAGGAGCAACTCGAGGAGCACCACGGATGAACGGAGTGGAAGGCGGGTGGCGCGAGATCCTGCGCCGACAGGAAAACCGGCTGGACGCGGGACTGCTCGAGCGTATCGGCGTCGCGCGCCGACGGGCACTGGCGGCAGCGCACCTGCCGTGGTGGCGCCTGCACGCACCGGCCCTCGGCGGTGCGGTGCTTGCGACGGTACTGGCGGTGGCCGTGTTGCTGCCGTCGATGCAGCAGCCGTTGCCGCAGCGCGGCGCAGGGTTGCCTGACGACACGGTGTTTTACGAGAATCTCGACTTCTACCTGTGGCTGGCAGAATCGGAAATGGGGGCCCATGACTGACCGGCGTTCCATCCGTCCGCTGCTCGCTGCCGTCACGCTGGCACTGCTGGCGTGCTCGAGCGCATTGGCCGGACCACGTCACGGCGAACGCGCAGCGCAGGACTCCAGGGAGCGCGAGCGCATCGAGCAACGCGAGCAGCGTTTTCGCGAACTGCCGCGCGAGCAGCAGCAACGTCTGCGCGATGCCGAGGATCGCTACCATCGCATGAGCCCGGAGCAACGCCGGGAGCTGCGCCAGCGCTGGCGCGACATGAGCGACAGCGAACGCGATCGCTACCGGCGCCGCGTCGAACGCTCCAGAAACTGAAGCAACGGGGTGCGACCGGTCGCGGCGCATGCGTCTGCTATGATCGGTACGCGCCTTCGATCAACTCTTCCCACCTCAACCGCTGCGGAACCTGATGATGGATACCCTGCTCGCGCTGCTTGCGCTGTTCAACGTGATCTCGATGCTCACCGTATTCGTGCCACGCACGTTTCCGGATAACGCCCTGCCCTGGTTCGTGTTCGGATTCGCGTTGCTGGCAACCGAACTCGCCTGGATCTGGCTGCCGCTGCAGATCATGCTGGCGTTGCTGTTCGTCGCCGGTGGGGCGCTCGGCTCGACGCTCGGCTGGATTGCCCTGGTCGTGCTGCTGCTGTCCTGGCCGGGGTTGCTGCACAGTCTGTGGCTCGGTCTCGGCAGCGGGCGTATCGTCGAGGCGGCGCTGGCGAACGCGCTCGGCACCGATTATCCGGGGCAGATTCCCCCTGCTGCCGCGTCCCGCCTGCGCAGCAGGGTCAGCTTCAATGACTGGCGCCACCCGTTCACGATGAAGCGCCCGGACGTCGAGGTCATCCGCAACGTCGCCTACGCCGACGGCGGCATCCGTCAGCAGGTCGACATCTATCGCCCGAAGGTGATTCCGCCGCAGGGCTGTCCGGTGGTGCTGCAGATCCACGGTGGCGGCTGGATCATCGGCAACAAGGAAGACCAGGCCCTGCCGCTGATGTACAAGCTGGCCAGCAACGGCTGGATCTGCGTGGCAGCGAATTACCGCTTGAGCCCCAGCGTCGGCTTTCCGACCCACCTGCACGACTGCAAGGCAGCGCTGGCGTGGATCCGCACCCACGGACGCGAGTACGGCATGGACCCCACGTTCGTCGCGGTGACCGGCGGCTCAGCCGGCGGGCATCTGTGCGCGCTGATGGGGCTGACCGCCAACCGGACCGAATTGCAGCCGGGGCACGAAGGCGTCGACACCTCGGTACAGGCCTGCGTGCCGTTCTACGGGGTCTACGACATGCTGAACCGCTCGGGAGCCCGCCCCGACACCCGCAAGTTCTTCACATTCCTCGGGGAACGCGTACTGCACGCCTCGGCCACGGAGAACCGTGAACGCTGGGAGCTCGCATCGCCGGTGAGCCAGGTCCACGCGGACGCACCGCCGTTCATGGTGCTGCACGGTTCCTGCGACAGTCTCGCACCGGTCATCGATGCACGGCTGTTCGTAAGGCGCCTGCGCGAGGTATCGAAGAACCCGGTGGCCTATGTCGAACTGCCTGGCGCCGAACACGCCTTCGAGATCATGCACTCGCCACGCACCGAACACGCGATCGACGGCGTAGAGCGCTTCCTGGAATGGGTCCGCGCCACGCGCAGCTGACCCCGACCTTTTGCGAGCGGGGCTACTTCGCGAGGGGGCTACTTCGCCAGCAGATCGACGCCGGTCAGCCAGCCGTGAGCACTGCCGAGCATCACGACCCACAGCGCCGCCCCGAGCGCCACCGCCACACCATCGCGCCACAGCGGGCCCGCAGGGTAGCGGGTGCCGCTGGCGCGATCACGCCGGCGCAACGAGCTGAAATCGAATCCGGCCCAGAGCAGGATCGCACCGAACAGCACCACGTCGACGAGTCGCCCGTTCGCCAGCAGGTGCCCGGCAGCCCAGAGCTTGGTTGCCGCGACCAGCGGATGACCTATCGCCGCCTTGATGCGGGTGCCGGGCACGAAGGCGGCAGCTGCGACGGCAAGCGCCGGCAACATCAGCAGCGTTGCCGCCGGGCCAGTCCAGACCGGTGGC encodes the following:
- a CDS encoding RNA polymerase sigma factor, giving the protein MRQSEDGSADDETGTVSDLATFLRSIERRGFLMARLALGNEDDALDALQDTMLRLVQRYAGRPPAEWRPLFYRMLHNRITDTRRRRTIRARLFGWMERHRDDDDADEPLAQIADPAVTDPVRLIGGEEAAGALMEAVAALPARQREAFMLRCWDGLSTAETAAAMGCSEGSVKTHYSRALHALQEQLEEHHG
- a CDS encoding DUF3106 domain-containing protein, which gives rise to MTDRRSIRPLLAAVTLALLACSSALAGPRHGERAAQDSRERERIEQREQRFRELPREQQQRLRDAEDRYHRMSPEQRRELRQRWRDMSDSERDRYRRRVERSRN
- a CDS encoding alpha/beta hydrolase, producing the protein MDTLLALLALFNVISMLTVFVPRTFPDNALPWFVFGFALLATELAWIWLPLQIMLALLFVAGGALGSTLGWIALVVLLLSWPGLLHSLWLGLGSGRIVEAALANALGTDYPGQIPPAAASRLRSRVSFNDWRHPFTMKRPDVEVIRNVAYADGGIRQQVDIYRPKVIPPQGCPVVLQIHGGGWIIGNKEDQALPLMYKLASNGWICVAANYRLSPSVGFPTHLHDCKAALAWIRTHGREYGMDPTFVAVTGGSAGGHLCALMGLTANRTELQPGHEGVDTSVQACVPFYGVYDMLNRSGARPDTRKFFTFLGERVLHASATENRERWELASPVSQVHADAPPFMVLHGSCDSLAPVIDARLFVRRLREVSKNPVAYVELPGAEHAFEIMHSPRTEHAIDGVERFLEWVRATRS
- a CDS encoding NnrU family protein, which encodes MEMLLSGLLLLLGSHSVRLFADGWRARMLARLGPNGWKALYSLVSLAGLVLVVTGYAAARQTSPLLYAPPVWTGPAATLLMLPALAVAAAAFVPGTRIKAAIGHPLVAATKLWAAGHLLANGRLVDVVLFGAILLWAGFDFSSLRRRDRASGTRYPAGPLWRDGVAVALGAALWVVMLGSAHGWLTGVDLLAK